The Hydrogenophaga crocea genome contains a region encoding:
- the proC gene encoding pyrroline-5-carboxylate reductase, which translates to MTPSLITFIGGGNMASAIVGGLLRQGHVAERIQIVEPWDEQRGRLAQQFPGVAVFAAADGGLQPSDLVVWAVKPQTFKDAALAAGPHLGGALHLSVAAGITSESMAGWLGTQRIVRAMPNTPALVGLGMTGLFAREGASAADRALVESVVKTTGELVWVVSERDLDAVTALSGSGPAYVFYFLEAMRDAGARMGLPADTALQLAIGTFLGASTLAQRSNEPPQVLRERVTSKGGTTYAALTAMDAAGIKASFEAALRAAQQRAEELGREFGR; encoded by the coding sequence ATGACCCCTTCCCTCATCACCTTCATCGGCGGCGGCAACATGGCCAGCGCCATCGTCGGCGGCCTGCTGCGCCAGGGCCATGTGGCCGAACGCATCCAGATCGTCGAACCCTGGGACGAGCAACGCGGCCGCCTCGCGCAGCAGTTTCCCGGCGTGGCGGTGTTCGCCGCGGCCGATGGCGGTCTGCAGCCGTCGGACCTGGTGGTCTGGGCCGTGAAGCCGCAGACCTTCAAGGACGCCGCGCTCGCCGCCGGCCCGCACCTGGGCGGCGCGCTGCACCTGAGCGTGGCCGCGGGCATCACCAGCGAGAGCATGGCCGGCTGGCTGGGCACGCAGCGCATCGTGCGCGCCATGCCCAACACGCCCGCGCTCGTGGGCCTGGGCATGACCGGCCTGTTCGCGCGCGAAGGCGCATCCGCCGCCGACCGTGCGCTGGTGGAATCGGTGGTGAAGACCACGGGCGAGCTCGTGTGGGTGGTCAGCGAGCGCGACCTCGACGCCGTCACCGCGCTCTCGGGCTCGGGCCCGGCCTACGTGTTCTATTTCCTCGAGGCCATGCGCGACGCGGGTGCGCGCATGGGCCTGCCAGCCGACACCGCGCTGCAGCTCGCGATCGGCACCTTCCTGGGCGCGTCCACGCTGGCGCAGCGTTCGAACGAGCCGCCGCAGGTGCTGCGCGAGCGCGTCACGTCCAAGGGCGGCACCACGTACGCGGCGCTCACCGCCATGGACGCGGCGGGCATCAAGGCCTCGTTCGAGGCGGCCCTGAGAGCCGCGCAGCAGCGCGCCGAGGAACTGGGGCGCGAGTTCGGCCGCTGA
- a CDS encoding c-type cytochrome: MKKMIKGMVLLGCALGTAFAQAQAPQAPVDLGRLEFSDNCAACHGLDGKGNGPLGGLLQKSPPDLSQLAKKNGGVLPVNRMYAVIEGTATVPSHGTRDMPVWGREYRIEEAQRLREARGHYEPAEVVRARILTLIEYISRLQTP; encoded by the coding sequence ATGAAGAAAATGATCAAGGGCATGGTTCTGCTCGGCTGCGCGCTGGGCACCGCGTTCGCGCAGGCACAGGCGCCCCAGGCGCCCGTCGATCTGGGCCGGCTGGAGTTCAGCGACAACTGCGCTGCCTGTCACGGCCTGGACGGCAAGGGCAACGGGCCCTTGGGCGGCTTGCTGCAGAAGAGCCCGCCCGATCTGTCGCAACTGGCGAAGAAGAACGGCGGGGTGCTGCCGGTCAACCGCATGTACGCGGTCATCGAGGGCACCGCCACGGTGCCGAGCCACGGCACGCGCGACATGCCGGTGTGGGGCCGCGAGTACCGCATCGAGGAGGCGCAGCGCCTGCGCGAGGCCCGGGGGCACTACGAGCCGGCCGAGGTGGTGCGGGCGCGCATCCTCACGCTGATCGAGTACATCAGCCGGCTGCAAACGCCCTGA
- the recG gene encoding ATP-dependent DNA helicase RecG, translating to MAEPAAPATSSASKPLSAPQKALHKLGLKRDIDLALHLPLRYEDETRIVQLRDVRNGELVQIEGTVTHSEVQYRGRRQLLVTLDDGTDTCTLRFFSFYPSHQKTLAVGAVVRARGEIRGGFAGYTLLHPAFKLAGGELPTALTPVYPTSAQLPQAYLRKAVVGALKRADLHETLPPPLLAGLQRTARVSPTLREALQVLHHPGPEASLAALEDRSHPAWQRLKAEELLAQQLSQALAKRERDALNAPQLPLRRGGLHEQLLATLPFALTAAQRRVGEEIALDLARRVPMHRLLQGDVGSGKTVVAALAATIAIDAGWQCALMAPTEILAAQHFRKLVGWLEPLLEPLGKRVAWLTGGQKKKQRQAMLDLIASGEAALVVGTHAVIQDQVVFQRLALALIDEQHRFGVAQRLALRGKTGGTLEPHLLMMTATPIPRTLAMSYYADLDVSTIDELPPGRTPIVTKVVSDQRRAEVVERIRSQLDQGRQVYWVCPLIEESEALDLSNATATHAELSQALPGVLVGLLHSRMPPPEKKAVMSLFVGGQMGVLVSTTVIEVGVDVPNASLMVIEHAERFGLSQLHQLRGRVGRGAAASACVLLYSAPEGGRLGETARERLRAMAETHDGFEIARRDLEIRGPGEFLGARQSGAPLLRFADLATDTHLLAWAREAAPLMLERHPALAEQHIARWLGSKAEYLKA from the coding sequence ATGGCCGAACCCGCCGCCCCCGCCACGTCCTCCGCCTCCAAGCCCTTGTCGGCGCCGCAGAAGGCCTTGCACAAGCTCGGCCTCAAGCGCGACATCGACCTGGCGCTGCACCTGCCGCTGCGCTACGAGGACGAAACCCGCATCGTGCAGCTGCGCGACGTGCGCAACGGCGAGCTGGTGCAGATCGAGGGCACGGTGACGCACAGCGAGGTGCAATACCGGGGCCGCCGCCAGCTGCTGGTCACGCTCGACGACGGCACCGACACCTGCACGCTGCGCTTTTTCAGCTTCTACCCCTCGCACCAGAAGACGCTCGCCGTGGGCGCGGTGGTGCGCGCGCGCGGCGAGATCCGCGGCGGCTTCGCGGGCTACACGCTGCTGCACCCCGCGTTCAAGCTGGCGGGCGGCGAACTGCCCACGGCGCTCACGCCCGTGTACCCCACGAGCGCGCAATTGCCGCAGGCCTACCTGCGCAAGGCCGTGGTGGGCGCGCTCAAACGCGCCGATCTGCACGAGACCCTGCCGCCGCCGCTGCTGGCGGGCCTGCAGCGCACGGCGCGCGTGAGCCCCACCCTGCGCGAGGCGCTGCAGGTGCTGCACCACCCCGGGCCCGAGGCCTCGCTGGCCGCGCTCGAGGACCGCAGCCACCCGGCCTGGCAGCGCCTGAAGGCCGAAGAACTGCTCGCGCAGCAGCTCTCGCAGGCCCTGGCCAAGCGCGAACGCGACGCGCTGAACGCGCCCCAGCTGCCCCTGCGCCGCGGCGGCCTGCACGAGCAGTTGCTTGCCACGCTGCCGTTCGCGCTCACGGCGGCGCAGCGCCGCGTGGGCGAAGAGATCGCGCTCGACCTCGCGCGCCGCGTGCCCATGCACCGGCTGCTGCAGGGCGACGTGGGCTCGGGCAAGACCGTGGTGGCCGCGCTGGCCGCCACCATCGCGATCGACGCCGGCTGGCAATGCGCGCTCATGGCGCCCACCGAGATCCTGGCCGCGCAGCACTTCCGCAAACTCGTGGGCTGGCTCGAGCCGCTGCTCGAACCCCTGGGCAAGCGCGTGGCCTGGCTCACGGGCGGGCAGAAGAAGAAACAGCGCCAGGCCATGCTCGACCTGATCGCCAGCGGCGAGGCTGCGCTGGTGGTGGGCACGCACGCGGTCATTCAGGACCAGGTGGTGTTCCAGCGCCTGGCGCTCGCGCTGATCGACGAGCAGCACCGCTTCGGCGTGGCGCAACGCCTGGCGCTGCGCGGCAAGACCGGCGGCACGCTGGAGCCGCACCTGCTGATGATGACGGCCACGCCCATCCCGCGCACCCTGGCCATGAGCTACTACGCCGACCTCGATGTGTCGACCATCGACGAACTGCCGCCGGGGCGCACGCCCATCGTGACCAAGGTCGTGAGCGACCAGCGACGCGCCGAGGTGGTCGAGCGCATCCGCAGCCAGCTCGACCAGGGCCGGCAGGTGTACTGGGTGTGCCCGCTGATCGAAGAGAGCGAGGCGCTCGACCTGTCGAACGCCACCGCCACGCACGCCGAACTCTCGCAGGCCCTGCCCGGGGTGCTGGTGGGCCTGCTGCATTCGCGCATGCCGCCGCCCGAGAAGAAGGCCGTGATGTCGCTCTTCGTGGGCGGGCAGATGGGCGTGCTGGTGTCGACCACGGTGATCGAAGTGGGGGTGGACGTGCCCAACGCCTCGCTGATGGTGATCGAGCACGCCGAGCGCTTCGGCCTGAGCCAGCTGCACCAGCTGCGCGGCCGCGTGGGGCGCGGGGCCGCGGCATCGGCCTGCGTGCTGCTCTACAGCGCGCCCGAGGGCGGGCGGCTCGGCGAGACCGCGCGCGAGCGCCTGCGCGCCATGGCCGAGACGCACGACGGCTTCGAGATCGCGCGCCGCGACCTGGAGATCCGCGGCCCGGGCGAGTTCCTGGGTGCGCGCCAGTCGGGCGCGCCGCTGCTGCGGTTTGCCGATCTCGCCACCGACACCCACCTGCTGGCCTGGGCGCGCGAGGCCGCGCCGCTGATGCTGGAGCGCCACCCCGCCCTGGCCGAGCAGCACATCGCGCGCTGGCTCGGCAGCAAGGCCGAGTACCTCAAGGCCTGA
- the queA gene encoding tRNA preQ1(34) S-adenosylmethionine ribosyltransferase-isomerase QueA, which produces MNPSPGPRAFTLSDFDFALPPELIAQHPAPERSASRLLDGRADTPADRVFRELPGLLNPGDLLVFNNTQVIKARLFGRKASGGALELLVERVLPGHEVVAHMKVSKKPPVGAVLSMDGGFEAELLGRWPDDHGALFRLRFSDEPHMLMAAHGHVPLPPYIEHADSAEDERRYQTVFAKHPGAVAAPTAALHFDDGVLAGLRARGIETAEVTLHVGAGTFQPVKTENIAEHTMHAEWYRVPAETIAAIDACRARGGRVVAVGTTTVRTLESWAAFGRTEGDTQIFITPGFRFQVIDALITNFHLPKSTLMMLVSALAGYERVMALYRHAIEQRYRFFSYGDAMLLQRR; this is translated from the coding sequence ATGAACCCATCCCCCGGCCCACGCGCCTTCACGCTGAGCGATTTCGACTTCGCCCTGCCCCCCGAACTCATCGCCCAGCACCCCGCACCCGAACGCAGCGCCTCGCGCCTGCTCGACGGCCGCGCCGACACCCCCGCCGACCGCGTGTTCCGCGAGCTGCCCGGCCTGCTGAACCCCGGCGACCTGCTGGTCTTCAACAACACCCAGGTGATCAAGGCCCGCCTGTTCGGCCGCAAGGCCAGCGGCGGCGCGCTCGAGCTGCTGGTGGAGCGCGTGCTGCCCGGCCACGAGGTGGTGGCCCACATGAAGGTGAGCAAGAAGCCGCCCGTGGGCGCGGTGCTGTCCATGGACGGCGGCTTCGAGGCCGAGCTGCTGGGCCGCTGGCCCGACGATCACGGCGCGCTGTTCCGCCTGCGTTTCAGCGACGAGCCGCACATGCTCATGGCCGCACACGGCCACGTACCGCTGCCGCCCTACATCGAGCATGCCGACTCCGCCGAGGACGAACGCCGCTACCAGACGGTGTTCGCCAAGCACCCCGGCGCCGTCGCCGCGCCCACGGCGGCGCTGCATTTCGACGATGGCGTGCTGGCCGGGCTGCGCGCGCGGGGCATCGAGACCGCCGAGGTCACGCTGCACGTGGGCGCGGGCACCTTCCAGCCCGTGAAGACCGAGAACATCGCCGAGCACACCATGCACGCCGAGTGGTACCGGGTGCCGGCCGAGACCATCGCCGCCATCGACGCCTGCCGCGCGCGCGGCGGACGCGTGGTGGCCGTGGGCACCACCACCGTGCGCACGCTCGAAAGCTGGGCCGCCTTCGGCCGCACCGAGGGCGACACCCAGATCTTCATCACGCCGGGCTTTCGCTTCCAGGTGATCGACGCGCTGATCACCAACTTCCACCTCCCCAAGAGCACGCTGATGATGCTGGTGAGCGCGTTGGCCGGGTACGAGCGCGTGATGGCGCTGTACCGCCACGCCATCGAACAGCGCTACCGCTTCTTCAGCTACGGCGACGCCATGCTGTTGCAGCGGCGCTGA
- the rplN gene encoding 50S ribosomal protein L14, whose protein sequence is MIQTQSRLDVADNTGAKSVMCIKVLGGSKRRYASVGDVIKVSIKEAAPRGRVKKGEVYNAVVVRTAKGIRRQDGALIKFDGNAAVLLNAKLEPIGTRIFGPVTRELRTEKFMKIVSLAPEVL, encoded by the coding sequence ATGATTCAAACGCAATCTCGACTCGATGTTGCTGACAACACGGGTGCCAAGTCCGTGATGTGCATCAAGGTGCTCGGTGGCTCCAAGCGTCGCTACGCCAGCGTGGGCGACGTCATCAAGGTCAGCATCAAGGAAGCAGCGCCGCGCGGCCGCGTCAAAAAGGGCGAGGTCTACAACGCTGTGGTGGTGCGCACCGCCAAGGGCATCCGCCGCCAGGATGGCGCGCTGATCAAATTCGACGGCAACGCCGCGGTGTTGCTCAACGCCAAGCTCGAACCCATTGGCACCCGTATCTTCGGCCCGGTCACGCGCGAACTGCGTACCGAGAAGTTCATGAAGATCGTGTCGCTGGCCCCCGAGGTCCTCTGA
- a CDS encoding glycerol-3-phosphate dehydrogenase/oxidase, whose translation MSAWRGPVWAAVDRTPVFDLLVVGGGATGLGVALDAALRGFSVALFESHDFAGGTSSRATKLLHGGVRYLAQGNVALVREALAERTAVMAIAPHLAQPLPFVMPSRHWWETPFYGIGLKLYDLLAGRAGLGATEFLDRARTLAALPGVNPDGLRGGVRYWDGQFDDARLAIALARSAEAAGARVLNHAQVTAIAPDGEGHCVTVRDRLHGAEHTVRARCVVNATGVWVDALREAAGTPSHMVSPSQGVHVVVDRAFLGGEHALLVPKTQDGRVLFAVPWLGKLILGTTDTPRQDLAREPEPFADELAFILDEASRVLSRPVRREDIRSVWVGLRPLVAPPSDGGGATKGLSREHTVLVDPNGLVTVTGGKWTTYRAMAEDVLDRCFEAGRLPARPGGQSARHRLVGAPPSASVPIHAAPGWHLYGAEAERVRALPGADRHLGMGLCVAMVRFAARHEYALTVEDVLARRWRALFLDAAEAARMAPEVAQVMREEGVAEPRLDDFLALAQRYAAPGV comes from the coding sequence ATGAGCGCCTGGCGCGGGCCGGTCTGGGCGGCCGTCGATCGCACCCCTGTGTTCGATCTGCTGGTGGTGGGCGGCGGCGCGACCGGCCTGGGCGTGGCGCTCGACGCGGCGCTGCGGGGCTTCTCGGTGGCGCTGTTCGAGTCGCACGATTTCGCGGGCGGCACCTCGTCGCGCGCCACCAAGCTGCTGCACGGCGGTGTGCGCTACCTGGCCCAGGGCAATGTGGCCCTGGTGCGCGAGGCGCTGGCCGAGCGCACCGCCGTGATGGCGATCGCGCCGCACCTGGCGCAACCCCTGCCGTTCGTGATGCCGAGCCGGCACTGGTGGGAAACCCCGTTCTACGGCATCGGCCTCAAGCTCTACGACCTGCTCGCGGGCCGCGCCGGCCTGGGCGCCACCGAATTCCTCGACCGCGCCCGCACGCTCGCGGCCCTGCCGGGCGTGAACCCCGACGGCCTGCGTGGCGGCGTGCGCTACTGGGACGGCCAGTTCGACGACGCCCGGCTGGCGATCGCGCTGGCGCGCAGCGCCGAGGCGGCCGGGGCGCGTGTGCTCAACCACGCCCAGGTGACCGCGATCGCGCCCGACGGCGAGGGCCATTGCGTGACCGTGCGCGACCGCCTGCACGGTGCCGAGCACACCGTGCGCGCGCGCTGCGTGGTCAATGCCACCGGGGTGTGGGTCGATGCGCTGCGCGAGGCCGCCGGCACGCCCTCGCACATGGTGAGCCCGAGCCAGGGCGTGCACGTGGTGGTCGACCGCGCGTTCCTGGGCGGCGAGCACGCACTGCTGGTGCCCAAGACGCAGGACGGCCGCGTGCTGTTCGCGGTGCCCTGGCTGGGCAAGCTCATCCTCGGCACCACCGACACGCCGCGGCAGGATCTGGCGCGCGAGCCCGAGCCCTTTGCCGACGAACTGGCCTTCATCCTCGACGAGGCCTCGCGCGTGCTCAGCCGGCCGGTCCGCCGCGAGGACATCCGCAGCGTGTGGGTCGGCCTGCGCCCGCTCGTGGCGCCGCCCAGCGACGGCGGCGGCGCGACCAAGGGCCTGTCGCGCGAGCACACCGTGCTCGTCGACCCCAATGGCCTGGTCACGGTCACCGGGGGCAAATGGACCACCTATCGCGCCATGGCCGAAGACGTGCTGGACCGCTGCTTCGAGGCCGGGCGGCTGCCGGCTCGGCCCGGGGGGCAGAGCGCGCGCCACCGCCTGGTGGGCGCGCCGCCCTCCGCATCGGTGCCCATCCATGCGGCGCCGGGCTGGCATTTGTATGGGGCCGAGGCCGAGCGCGTGCGCGCCTTGCCCGGCGCCGACCGCCACCTGGGCATGGGGCTCTGCGTGGCCATGGTGCGCTTTGCTGCGCGACATGAGTACGCGCTTACTGTTGAAGATGTGCTGGCGCGCCGTTGGCGCGCCTTGTTCCTCGACGCCGCAGAAGCGGCCCGCATGGCGCCCGAGGTGGCTCAGGTGATGCGCGAGGAGGGCGTGGCCGAACCGCGGCTCGACGATTTCCTGGCACTCGCGCAACGCTACGCAGCCCCGGGCGTTTGA
- a CDS encoding MFS transporter: MSHASAVPRHVLPVLVLAQFAGTSLWFAVNAVMPDLQRELGWATGAVGTLTSGLQFGFIAGTLVFALLAIADRFPPRTVFLVCALAGAACTVGAWWSVRDFAALLAWRVATGFFLAGIYPVGMKIAAQWYSRGLGAALGVLIAALVLGSASAHALRAMGHTLPWPTLMLGVALLAAFGGVLLFFGLGDPPRAVARVSRLQWQALGTLWTDARVRSSVLGYFGHMWELYTVWVMVPLILATRLEGVALSWAAFGVLGAGAIGCAGGGWLAQRLGSARVAGAQLATSGACCLAAPMLLGAPDPAFYAWLALWGITVSGDSPQFSALTARNAPAQAVGSVLTLTNSIGFGISIVSILLFVWLADSVPLGALLPWLAIGPALGLWALRPLLAAADASR, from the coding sequence ATGAGCCACGCGTCCGCCGTCCCCCGCCACGTCCTCCCCGTGCTGGTCCTGGCCCAGTTCGCGGGCACCTCGTTGTGGTTCGCGGTCAACGCCGTCATGCCCGATCTGCAGCGCGAGCTCGGCTGGGCCACGGGGGCGGTGGGCACGCTCACCTCGGGGCTGCAATTCGGCTTCATCGCAGGCACGCTGGTGTTCGCGCTGCTGGCCATCGCCGACCGGTTCCCGCCACGCACCGTCTTCCTGGTGTGCGCGCTGGCGGGCGCGGCCTGCACCGTGGGCGCGTGGTGGTCGGTGCGCGACTTCGCGGCACTGCTGGCCTGGCGCGTGGCGACGGGCTTCTTCCTCGCGGGCATCTACCCCGTGGGCATGAAGATCGCCGCGCAGTGGTACAGCCGCGGCCTGGGCGCGGCGCTGGGGGTGCTGATCGCGGCACTGGTGCTCGGCTCGGCCAGCGCGCACGCGCTGCGCGCGATGGGCCACACCCTGCCCTGGCCCACGCTGATGCTGGGCGTGGCCCTGCTCGCGGCGTTTGGCGGTGTGCTGCTGTTCTTCGGGCTCGGCGATCCGCCGAGGGCGGTGGCGCGCGTGAGCCGCCTGCAGTGGCAGGCGCTGGGCACGCTGTGGACCGATGCGCGCGTGCGCAGTTCGGTGCTGGGTTACTTCGGCCACATGTGGGAGCTTTACACCGTGTGGGTCATGGTGCCCCTGATCCTGGCCACGCGGCTCGAAGGAGTGGCGCTGTCGTGGGCCGCGTTCGGTGTGCTGGGCGCGGGCGCCATCGGCTGCGCGGGCGGTGGCTGGCTTGCGCAGCGCCTGGGCAGCGCGCGCGTCGCCGGGGCCCAACTCGCCACCAGCGGCGCCTGCTGTCTGGCCGCGCCGATGCTGCTCGGCGCGCCCGATCCGGCCTTCTATGCCTGGCTGGCGCTCTGGGGCATCACCGTGTCGGGCGACTCGCCGCAATTCAGCGCACTCACCGCGCGCAACGCACCAGCGCAGGCCGTGGGCAGCGTGCTCACGCTCACCAACAGCATCGGCTTCGGCATCAGCATCGTGAGCATCCTGCTGTTCGTGTGGCTGGCCGACTCGGTGCCACTGGGCGCACTGCTGCCCTGGCTCGCGATCGGCCCGGCGCTGGGGCTGTGGGCGCTGCGGCCGCTGCTGGCGGCCGCAGACGCGTCACGTTGA
- a CDS encoding hydrogen peroxide-inducible genes activator codes for MTLTELKYIVAVARERHFGKAAEACFVSQPTLSVAIKKLEEELELKIFERNAAEIAVTPLGEEIVRQAQTVLEQAAAIKEIAKRGKDPLAGPLKLGVIYTIGPYLLPELVRQVIDRTPQMPLVLQENFTTKLLEQLRLGEIDCAILAEPFPDTNLALAPLYDEPFMAAVPHTHPLVAKGRITAEELKRETMLLLGTGHCFRDHVLEVCPEFARYSNDTEGIRKSFEGSSLETIKHMVAAGMGVTLVPRLSVPRSALDAAMKPGVDFGDSPYVRYLPFDGDAPTRRVVLAWRRSFPRYEAIAELRNSIYACELPGVKRLS; via the coding sequence ATGACGCTCACCGAACTCAAGTACATCGTCGCCGTGGCGCGCGAGCGGCACTTCGGCAAGGCCGCCGAGGCCTGCTTCGTGTCGCAGCCCACGCTGTCGGTGGCGATCAAGAAGCTCGAGGAAGAGCTCGAACTCAAGATCTTCGAACGCAACGCGGCCGAAATCGCCGTGACGCCGCTGGGCGAGGAGATCGTGCGCCAGGCCCAGACCGTGCTCGAACAGGCCGCGGCCATCAAGGAAATCGCCAAGCGCGGCAAAGACCCGCTGGCCGGCCCGCTCAAGCTCGGTGTGATCTACACCATCGGCCCCTACCTGCTGCCCGAGCTGGTGCGCCAGGTGATCGACCGCACGCCGCAGATGCCGCTGGTGCTGCAGGAGAACTTCACCACCAAGCTGCTCGAGCAGCTGCGCCTGGGCGAGATCGACTGCGCCATCCTCGCCGAGCCGTTTCCCGACACCAACCTCGCGCTCGCGCCGCTCTACGACGAGCCCTTCATGGCCGCGGTGCCGCACACGCACCCGCTGGTGGCCAAGGGCCGCATCACGGCCGAGGAGCTCAAGCGCGAGACCATGCTGCTGCTGGGCACGGGCCATTGCTTCCGCGACCACGTGCTCGAGGTCTGCCCCGAGTTCGCGCGCTACTCCAACGACACCGAAGGCATCCGCAAGAGTTTCGAAGGTTCGTCGCTCGAGACCATCAAGCACATGGTGGCCGCGGGCATGGGCGTGACGCTGGTGCCGCGCTTGTCGGTGCCGCGTTCGGCGCTCGACGCGGCCATGAAACCCGGCGTCGACTTCGGCGATTCGCCCTACGTGCGCTACCTGCCGTTCGACGGCGACGCGCCCACGCGCCGCGTGGTGCTGGCCTGGCGGCGCAGCTTCCCGCGCTACGAGGCGATCGCCGAGCTGCGCAATTCGATCTACGCCTGCGAGCTGCCGGGCGTGAAGAGGCTCTCGTGA
- the tgt gene encoding tRNA guanosine(34) transglycosylase Tgt, which produces MLRFDLLTTDPTSHARRATLTLNHGVVQTPIFMPVGTYGTVKGVMPRSLHEMGAQIILGNTFHLWMRPGLDIMKGFGGLHGFEQWHKPILTDSGGFQVWSLGAMRKITEEGVHFASPVNGDKLFMSPEVSMQIQTVLNSDIVMQLDECTPYETNGHITTEAEALKSMEMSLRWARRSQDEFARLGNPNALFGIVQGGMFEHLRQASLDALVAMDFPGYAIGGVSVGEPKEEMRRIMAHTPHRLPAHKPRYLMGVGTPEDLVEGVACGVDMFDCVMPTRNARNGTLFTRYGDLKIRNARHKADHRPLDETCTCHACAGPSGVSWADGGREGFSRAYLHHLDRCGEMLGPMLATVHNLHYYLNLMREVREALDAGSFAAFRERFREERARGV; this is translated from the coding sequence ATGCTGCGGTTCGACCTCCTCACCACCGACCCCACCAGCCACGCGCGACGCGCCACGCTCACGCTCAACCACGGGGTGGTGCAGACGCCCATCTTCATGCCCGTGGGCACCTACGGCACCGTCAAGGGCGTGATGCCGCGCAGCCTGCACGAGATGGGCGCGCAGATCATTCTGGGCAACACCTTCCACCTGTGGATGCGCCCGGGTCTGGACATCATGAAGGGCTTCGGCGGCCTGCACGGCTTCGAGCAATGGCACAAGCCCATCCTCACCGACTCGGGCGGCTTCCAGGTGTGGTCGCTCGGCGCCATGCGCAAGATCACCGAAGAAGGCGTGCACTTCGCGAGCCCGGTCAACGGCGACAAGCTCTTCATGTCGCCCGAGGTGAGCATGCAGATCCAGACCGTGCTCAACAGCGACATCGTGATGCAGCTCGACGAGTGCACGCCCTACGAGACCAACGGCCACATCACCACCGAGGCCGAAGCGCTCAAGAGCATGGAAATGAGCCTGCGCTGGGCCAGGCGTTCGCAAGACGAGTTCGCGCGCCTGGGCAACCCCAATGCGCTGTTCGGTATCGTGCAGGGCGGCATGTTCGAGCACCTGCGCCAGGCCTCGCTCGACGCGCTCGTGGCCATGGACTTCCCGGGCTACGCCATCGGCGGCGTGAGCGTGGGCGAACCCAAGGAAGAGATGCGCCGCATCATGGCGCACACGCCGCACCGCCTGCCCGCGCACAAGCCGCGCTACCTCATGGGCGTGGGCACGCCCGAAGACCTGGTGGAAGGCGTGGCCTGTGGCGTGGACATGTTCGACTGCGTGATGCCCACGCGCAACGCGCGCAACGGCACGCTGTTCACGCGCTACGGCGACCTGAAGATCCGCAACGCCAGGCACAAGGCCGACCACCGCCCGCTCGACGAGACCTGCACCTGCCACGCCTGCGCCGGCCCCAGCGGCGTGAGCTGGGCCGATGGCGGCCGCGAGGGCTTCAGCCGCGCCTACCTGCACCACCTCGACCGCTGTGGCGAAATGCTCGGCCCCATGCTGGCCACGGTGCACAACCTGCACTACTACCTGAACCTCATGCGCGAGGTGCGCGAGGCGCTGGACGCGGGCAGCTTCGCCGCCTTCCGCGAGCGCTTCCGCGAAGAGCGCGCGCGCGGGGTCTGA
- the ubiA gene encoding 4-hydroxybenzoate octaprenyltransferase gives MNAIAPAPHTPSRLSLWLDLIRWNRPAGWLLLLWPTLSALWVAAGGFPGWHLLAVFTFGTILMRSAGCCVNDVADRDFDRHVKRTAQRPVTSGRVSTKEALAVGAVLALAAFGLVLTTNAATIAWSFAALAITLAYPFAKRVVSMPQAVLGVAFSFGIPMAFSAVQGAVPPLAWVLLLGNAFWVLAYDTEYAMVDRDDDLKIGMKTSAITLGRADVAAVTAFYLVHLAVWTWALWDRVDHALWAAALLAALAQVAWHFTLIRHRTREGCFAAFRANHWLGFTLFAGVVLALA, from the coding sequence GTGAACGCCATCGCGCCCGCGCCCCACACGCCGTCGCGCCTGTCGCTCTGGCTCGACCTGATCCGCTGGAACCGCCCAGCGGGCTGGCTGCTGCTGCTGTGGCCCACGCTGTCGGCGCTGTGGGTGGCCGCGGGCGGCTTCCCGGGCTGGCACCTGCTCGCGGTGTTCACGTTCGGCACCATCCTCATGCGCAGCGCGGGCTGCTGCGTCAACGACGTGGCCGACCGCGACTTCGACCGCCACGTCAAGCGCACCGCACAGCGCCCCGTCACCTCGGGCCGCGTGTCCACGAAAGAGGCGCTCGCCGTGGGCGCGGTGCTCGCGCTCGCGGCCTTCGGCCTGGTGCTCACCACCAATGCGGCCACCATCGCCTGGTCGTTCGCGGCGCTGGCCATCACGCTGGCCTACCCCTTTGCCAAGCGCGTTGTGTCCATGCCGCAGGCGGTGCTGGGCGTGGCCTTCAGCTTCGGCATTCCCATGGCCTTTTCGGCGGTGCAGGGCGCGGTGCCGCCGCTGGCCTGGGTGCTGTTGCTGGGCAACGCCTTCTGGGTGCTGGCCTACGACACCGAATACGCCATGGTCGACCGCGACGACGACCTGAAGATCGGCATGAAGACCTCGGCGATCACGCTGGGCCGCGCCGACGTGGCCGCGGTGACGGCCTTCTACCTGGTGCACCTCGCGGTGTGGACCTGGGCGCTGTGGGACCGTGTGGACCACGCGCTCTGGGCCGCGGCGCTGCTCGCGGCGCTGGCCCAGGTGGCGTGGCACTTCACGCTGATCCGCCACCGCACGCGCGAAGGCTGTTTCGCGGCGTTCCGTGCCAACCACTGGCTGGGCTTCACGCTGTTCGCCGGCGTGGTGCTGGCGCTGGCCTGA